From the genome of Bacteroides sp. MSB163, one region includes:
- a CDS encoding triple tyrosine motif-containing protein — translation MDIRKNIIITCVSLFVCATILANQKPYVTNLSRDKYHAANKNWSIGQDEKGIMYFGNSIGLLASDGMEWKLFQTPDASLVRAIAVESHHTIYSGGSEDLGRWDRDQSGELKYTSLKGLINGDNPLDNQSFWRIWIEGDKVYFQSFSHIYVYDHHTITPIDGPNAFLLLLKVRNEYWVQEMYGALYQLHNGILNKIPGSEFLNGTTTRVILPYDTDRYLVGTSTGAIYIYDQKNFIPWNLSLSRQLRGQELNCAIYSAKRNTYYLGTQLSGIYEVDTHGNILNHFSTANILQNNTVLSLYEDNQNNIWVALDRGLAYIRYTDGLSYYRSTDGSFGGIYDATIWHDNLLIGTNQGIYYTRHDKLNDLDMFSSLKLIEGTQGQVWSFRKIDGRLFCAHTNGLLEIFPDLHIRHPYRVNTGVFRTLEATINGKQIQIIITYDELLILNRTTGELNSMRQISDPIYNAEVDHLGNIWLETSSRGVYKCRLNDEQSAFRYYTYYGHEKDSSLPARLQLFKSGGRILFLGNDQFYIYDEVNDNLQLEQHLNRCFETIHDLKRIVPIDSEESWAITGSSVYRFFYDGYIARIREAYKVEADNLSLITAYENISVLNDSLSLICLDAGFILHDSHRSKRQTVELSAPNLEFIHAGKELNAGFMDLNKTVHIPHKDNTVTVGFSVNAAFAGNLFVQYQLEEMDSTWSAPKRLNSISYARLPQGKYTLRLRTTDGLNNYSPDTLLEFDVLPPWYNTVWWYLTCCLLIITALFGTFYLMKRRLQTKHLRRMKSQEATRLRLMNEQLQNEIEEKDAEIFTQTSFIIHKNELILKLKEMIDEICSRNTQKALLPLYQKINTLLANNLDTEDDWKMFLIKFEQKHRNFFKRLKEAHPQLTNNDLRLCACLKLNMETKDIASLMNLSVRAVENNRYRLRKKLDLKPTQNLNEYFLNID, via the coding sequence ATGGACATCCGAAAAAACATTATCATAACCTGTGTGTCCCTTTTTGTATGCGCCACCATACTCGCCAACCAGAAACCTTATGTCACCAACCTCTCACGTGACAAATACCACGCTGCCAATAAGAACTGGTCTATCGGGCAAGATGAGAAAGGCATCATGTACTTCGGCAACAGCATCGGCCTGCTGGCATCCGACGGCATGGAATGGAAACTCTTTCAAACACCTGATGCCAGTCTCGTACGCGCCATAGCCGTAGAATCCCACCACACCATTTACAGTGGTGGTTCCGAAGACCTGGGACGCTGGGATCGAGACCAATCGGGAGAACTGAAATACACTTCACTAAAAGGATTAATCAATGGAGATAACCCACTCGACAATCAAAGTTTTTGGCGTATCTGGATTGAAGGCGACAAAGTGTATTTCCAGTCTTTCAGTCATATCTACGTATACGATCACCACACCATCACCCCCATTGATGGGCCAAACGCCTTTTTACTTCTTCTGAAGGTACGTAATGAATACTGGGTACAAGAAATGTACGGTGCACTTTATCAGTTGCATAACGGCATACTCAACAAAATCCCCGGGAGCGAATTCCTGAACGGTACCACTACTCGTGTCATCTTACCCTACGATACCGACCGTTATCTGGTAGGCACCTCCACCGGTGCAATCTATATCTACGATCAAAAGAACTTTATCCCTTGGAACCTCTCCCTCTCGCGGCAATTGAGAGGGCAGGAACTGAACTGCGCCATCTATTCCGCCAAACGGAACACCTATTATCTGGGCACACAGCTCAGTGGCATATATGAAGTAGATACCCATGGAAATATCCTCAATCACTTCTCCACTGCTAACATTCTTCAGAATAACACTGTTCTATCCCTTTACGAAGATAATCAAAATAACATCTGGGTAGCCCTTGACCGTGGGCTCGCTTACATCCGGTATACCGATGGGCTAAGTTACTACCGTTCCACAGACGGTAGCTTCGGCGGCATATACGATGCTACTATCTGGCACGACAATCTGCTCATCGGAACGAATCAGGGAATTTACTACACCCGCCATGACAAACTCAATGATCTGGATATGTTTTCTTCCCTCAAATTGATAGAGGGCACTCAGGGGCAGGTATGGTCCTTCCGTAAAATAGACGGACGGTTATTTTGCGCACATACTAACGGACTGCTGGAAATTTTTCCCGATCTTCATATCCGTCACCCGTATCGAGTCAATACAGGAGTCTTCCGCACCCTGGAGGCAACCATCAATGGAAAACAAATACAGATTATCATTACCTACGATGAACTCCTGATATTAAACAGAACTACCGGAGAGCTAAATTCCATGCGCCAGATCTCCGACCCGATATATAATGCCGAAGTAGATCATTTAGGAAACATCTGGCTGGAAACCAGCAGTCGCGGTGTCTACAAATGCCGTCTGAATGACGAACAGAGCGCCTTCCGATACTATACGTATTACGGTCATGAGAAGGACAGCTCACTTCCTGCCCGCCTGCAATTATTCAAATCGGGCGGACGCATCCTATTCTTAGGCAATGATCAATTTTATATCTATGATGAGGTCAACGACAACTTGCAACTTGAGCAGCATCTGAACCGGTGTTTCGAAACGATACACGATCTGAAACGTATCGTGCCCATCGACAGTGAAGAAAGCTGGGCCATCACCGGCTCATCTGTCTACCGTTTCTTCTACGACGGATACATTGCCCGCATCCGCGAAGCATATAAGGTGGAAGCTGACAATCTTTCACTCATCACCGCTTATGAGAATATTTCCGTTCTCAATGACTCCCTCTCACTTATTTGCCTGGATGCAGGTTTTATCCTTCATGACTCTCATCGCAGCAAACGGCAAACTGTGGAACTTTCCGCCCCTAACCTGGAATTCATTCATGCCGGAAAAGAACTGAATGCAGGTTTCATGGACCTCAACAAAACCGTTCATATCCCCCATAAAGACAATACGGTAACTGTCGGCTTCTCTGTCAATGCTGCCTTTGCCGGAAATCTTTTCGTTCAATACCAACTGGAAGAAATGGACAGTACCTGGAGTGCCCCAAAGCGACTGAACAGCATTTCCTACGCCCGCTTGCCGCAAGGCAAATACACACTTCGCCTGCGTACCACGGACGGACTGAACAATTACTCACCGGATACTCTTCTGGAATTCGACGTACTTCCTCCCTGGTACAATACTGTCTGGTGGTATCTTACCTGTTGCTTACTCATTATCACCGCTCTGTTCGGCACCTTCTACCTGATGAAACGACGTCTGCAAACCAAACACTTGCGTAGAATGAAATCTCAGGAAGCTACACGCCTGCGCTTGATGAACGAGCAACTGCAAAATGAAATCGAGGAAAAAGATGCCGAGATCTTTACCCAGACCTCTTTCATCATCCACAAGAACGAACTCATCCTGAAACTGAAAGAGATGATAGATGAGATTTGTTCCCGTAATACGCAGAAAGCCTTATTACCTCTTTATCAGAAAATAAATACGTTGCTTGCCAATAACCTCGATACGGAAGATGACTGGAAAATGTTCCTTATCAAGTTCGAACAGAAGCACCGCAACTTCTTCAAACGGTTGAAAGAGGCGCATCCGCAGCTAACCAACAATGACTTGCGCCTCTGTGCCTGCCTCAAGCTGAATATGGAAACTAAGGATATTGCCTCATTAATGAACCTTTCGGTTCGTGCAGTAGAGAATAACCGATACCGATTGCGAAAGAAGCTTGACCTGAAACCTACACAGAACCTGAATGAGTACTTTTTGAATATAGATTAA
- a CDS encoding endonuclease/exonuclease/phosphatase family protein, with the protein MKHIALLTCVCGLMLLGSCKNQSAQNEQPLEVMTFNVRLDAPSDSANNWKYRKDNVCQMITYYQPDLLGMQEVRHNQMKDLKQGLPQYTALGVGRDDGKEAGEYCPIFFNSHRFTLVEYGNFSLSEQPETIGIKGWDASYNRITTWAILQEKSNGKKLVFFNTHLDNDGETARKEGVQLILDKIKEIAPHMPAIITGDFNCTPDEIPLQTLEKGGMENASKVAAVTYGPSWSFHDFGRLPLEERVLLDYVFVSGGMKTNRYRVIQDRPENGFLSDHDPVLVDVILQ; encoded by the coding sequence ATGAAACACATAGCTTTACTGACCTGCGTGTGTGGCCTGATGCTTCTTGGCAGTTGCAAAAACCAGTCTGCACAGAATGAACAGCCACTGGAGGTGATGACCTTTAATGTTCGCCTGGATGCTCCTTCGGACAGTGCCAATAACTGGAAATATCGCAAAGATAACGTCTGCCAAATGATTACCTACTATCAGCCCGACCTGCTGGGTATGCAGGAAGTACGTCACAATCAAATGAAAGACCTGAAACAAGGTCTTCCCCAATACACCGCTTTAGGCGTAGGGCGTGACGATGGCAAGGAAGCAGGCGAATATTGCCCGATATTCTTCAACAGCCACCGGTTCACACTGGTGGAATACGGCAATTTCTCTCTCAGTGAACAGCCCGAAACCATCGGTATCAAAGGTTGGGATGCCTCCTACAACCGTATCACGACCTGGGCCATACTGCAAGAAAAGAGTAACGGTAAAAAGCTGGTATTCTTCAACACCCATCTGGACAACGACGGAGAGACAGCCCGTAAAGAAGGCGTACAACTCATTCTGGACAAGATTAAAGAGATTGCCCCGCACATGCCGGCCATCATCACCGGCGACTTCAATTGTACTCCCGATGAGATACCTCTGCAGACTCTCGAAAAAGGAGGAATGGAAAATGCGTCGAAGGTGGCAGCCGTTACGTACGGTCCATCCTGGTCTTTCCATGATTTCGGTCGGCTACCACTGGAAGAACGAGTCTTGCTGGACTATGTGTTCGTGAGCGGCGGCATGAAAACGAACCGTTATCGTGTCATTCAGGACAGGCCGGAGAATGGCTTCCTTTCTGATCACGATCCTGTACTTGTTGATGTAATCCTTCAATAG
- a CDS encoding glucoamylase family protein, translated as MKTQYSLLLLLLLLGFTQCKSPAAKPDRISDEALMDTLQRRTFNYFWEGAEPNSGLACERIHIDGIYPEDDQNVVTTGGSGFGIMAVLAGIDRGYVTRAEGLARMERIVSFLETADRFHGAYPHWWFGDTGRVKPFGQKDNGGDLVETAFLMQGLLAVHQYYINGSPAEQALAGRIDTLWREVDWDFYRRNDQNVLYWHWSPEYGWEMNFPVHGYNECLIMYILAAASPTHSIPAAVYHEGWAEKGAIVDPHKVEDIELHLRYQGCDAGPLFWAHYSFLGLDPTNLSDKYCPDYFNEMRDLTLINRAYCIRNPKQWKGFGPDCWGLTASYSVNGYYAHAPNESADHGVISPTAALSSIVYTPEYSLEVMRYLYGMGDKVLGPYGFYDAFSETEDWYPKRYLAIDQGPIAVMIENYRTGLLWKLFMSHPDVQTGLKKLGFR; from the coding sequence ATGAAGACACAATATAGCTTATTATTGCTCCTGTTGTTGCTGGGCTTTACACAATGTAAAAGCCCGGCAGCAAAACCGGACCGGATAAGCGACGAAGCCCTGATGGACACCCTGCAACGCCGTACCTTCAATTACTTTTGGGAAGGAGCCGAACCTAATAGCGGACTGGCATGCGAACGTATCCATATAGATGGTATCTATCCCGAAGATGACCAGAATGTAGTGACCACCGGTGGCAGTGGCTTCGGAATCATGGCTGTGCTGGCAGGCATCGACCGCGGTTACGTCACCCGTGCAGAAGGACTGGCACGCATGGAGCGCATCGTCTCTTTTCTTGAAACAGCCGACCGTTTCCACGGTGCCTACCCGCACTGGTGGTTCGGAGATACCGGACGGGTAAAACCTTTCGGGCAGAAAGACAATGGCGGTGACCTCGTGGAAACCGCTTTCCTGATGCAGGGTCTGCTTGCCGTACACCAATATTACATCAACGGCTCCCCCGCAGAACAAGCCCTTGCCGGGCGCATTGACACACTGTGGCGTGAAGTTGACTGGGATTTCTATCGCCGGAACGATCAGAATGTACTCTATTGGCATTGGAGTCCCGAATACGGCTGGGAAATGAATTTCCCCGTACACGGTTACAACGAGTGTCTCATTATGTATATTCTTGCCGCTGCCTCCCCCACGCACAGCATTCCCGCAGCTGTCTATCATGAAGGTTGGGCAGAGAAAGGCGCCATTGTCGATCCCCACAAGGTAGAAGATATCGAACTTCACCTGCGCTATCAAGGTTGTGATGCCGGTCCCCTCTTTTGGGCACACTATTCTTTCCTCGGACTGGACCCGACAAATTTATCCGATAAGTATTGTCCCGATTATTTCAATGAAATGCGCGATCTTACTCTGATCAACCGCGCCTATTGCATCCGCAACCCGAAGCAGTGGAAAGGTTTTGGTCCTGATTGTTGGGGACTGACCGCCAGTTACTCTGTCAACGGCTACTATGCCCATGCTCCGAACGAGTCGGCAGATCACGGAGTCATCTCTCCCACTGCCGCTCTTTCTTCCATTGTCTATACTCCGGAATACTCACTGGAAGTGATGCGCTATCTCTATGGAATGGGAGACAAGGTATTGGGACCTTATGGCTTCTATGACGCTTTCAGCGAAACGGAAGATTGGTATCCTAAACGCTATCTTGCCATCGACCAGGGGCCTATAGCTGTAATGATAGAAAATTACCGTACCGGTTTGCTGTGGAAACTATTCATGAGCCATCCCGATGTACAGACAGGGCTAAAGAAACTGGGATTTAGATAA